One segment of Brassica napus cultivar Da-Ae chromosome C3, Da-Ae, whole genome shotgun sequence DNA contains the following:
- the LOC106405507 gene encoding transcription factor bHLH53-like — protein sequence MSSTDCLSHFFNWDPPIQLRDCFIPDMDMITPETDSLFFQSQPPMQFHQPLFQEEAPSQNLIELTDLDSFCDQFLPLQETYLPYPKAEIFDETYNFDSFLPTPKRQKIVNSSYHCNTHTHFPNSNLDFLPEASVFPEFRVPDFPLVFKAGLGDQDGAKKPKLSSQSMAARERRRRIAEKTHELTKLIPGGQKLNTAEMFQAAAKYVKFLQSQVGILQMMQTTKKAITSLQKQHYKLIETLIVLSDEVVVNLQTQGITDVEIETQFLLESQAVQEKLSTKELCLVPSEMVRDLTSEESIWRNPKISREINKLLSTDLAN from the coding sequence ATGTCCTCCACGGATTGTTTAAGCCACTTCTTTAATTGGGATCCTCCTATCCAGCTCCGGGATTGCTTTATTCCAGATATGGATATGATTACCCCGGAAACCGACAGTTTATTCTTCCAATCTCAACCGCCAATGCAGTTTCATCAGCCATTGTTTCAAGAAGAAGCTCCTTCACAGAACCTTATAGAGCTCACTGACTTGGACTCTTTCTGTGATCAGTTTCTTCCTCTCCAAGAAACATATCTTCCCTACCCTAAAGCTGAAATCTTCGATGAAACATACAACTTTGATTCCTTCCTTCCCACGCCAAAACGCCAGAAAATTGTTAACTCAAGCTACCACTGTAACACTCACACCCATTTCCCAAACTCTAACCTTGATTTCCTTCCAGAAGCTTCCGTCTTCCCTGAGTTTCGAGTTCCGGACTTCCCCTTGGTGTTCAAGGCAGGTCTAGGAGATCAAGACGGGGCCAAGAAACCAAAGCTTTCATCTCAGAGCATGGCGGCTcgagagaggagaagaagaatcgcTGAGAAGACCCACGAGCTCACGAAACTAATCCCCGGTGGACAGAAACTTAACACCGCCGAGATGTTCCAAGCCGCGGCGAAGTATGTCAAGTTCTTGCAAAGCCAAGTTGGCATCCTCCAAATGATGCAAACCACAAAGAAGGCAATAACCAGCCTCCAAAAACAACACTACAAATTAATTGAAACCCTAATCGTGTTGTCTGACGAGGTGGTTGTTAATTTGCAGACGCAGGGTATCACTGATGTGGAAATAGAAACTCAGTTTTTGCTTGAGTCGCAAGCAGTCCAGGAGAAGCTATCAACGAAGGAATTATGTTTAGTTCCGAGTGAAATGGTTCGAGATCTAACAAGTGAAGAATCCATTTGGAGAAACCCAAAGATTTCTCGAGAGATCAACAAGTTACTGTCCACAGATCTGGCTAACTAG
- the LOC106404695 gene encoding uncharacterized protein LOC106404695, translating to MEFCLSHPLLLGALASMVLYHNRRSKPNSLAEEIATVVKEVDKVHGMVFWSPLYWESIEMLARDEVSRGIFYALPDESKLHYLKRKTKASMDPEFEHFW from the exons ATGGAGTTTTGTCTGTCTCATCCTTTACTTCTAGGGGCTTTAGCTTCGATG GTTTTGTATCACAACAGGAGATCTAAACCTAATTCACTGGCTGAGGAAATAGCCACCGTCGTTAAGGAAGTAGACAAGGTCCATGGGATGGTTTTTTGGAGCCCTCTTTATTGGGAATCTATAGAAATGCTTGCAAGAGACGAGGTTTCACGAGGCATATTCTATGCACTTCCAGATGAATCTAAGCTGCATTACTTAAAGCGCAAGACAAAAGCTTCTATGGACCCAGAGTTTGAACACTTTTGGTGA